The Caulobacter vibrioides sequence TGCCGATGGCCACCTGGTTTCCGCTGGTCACGCGCCTGCGCAACATCGCCGAGCACGCCCTGGTGGCCAAGGACGAGCCCGACCCGTTCCGCCACGCCCGCACCACGAACGCCAACTGGCTCGAGCGCGCCCTGATCGCGCCCTACTATGTGTACTTCCACTCAGAACATCACATGTTCATGCACACCCCGTGCTGGAACCTGCCGCTGGCCCACCGGGTGCTGGAGCAGAAGGGCCTGGCCCAGGGCATGCTGACCGCGCCGGGCTATTTGAGCGTGCTGCGGGCCGCGTCGAGCAAACCGGTCGCCGCCTAAGGCGCCGCGTGCTTTAAGCGCGGCATGATCGTCCAGACCCTGGAAGGCCGGCGGGCTTTCATCCGCGACAACACCCAGCTGCTGCCGCCGCCGCATGCGCCCGAACTGGCGCTGCATCTGGCCGACGAGGTCACGCCGCTGTGGAAGCTGACCGAGGAGGCGCTGGAGGAGATCGGCCTGCCGCCGCCCTTCTGGGCCTTCGCCTGGGCCGGCGGTCAGGCCCTGGCGCGCTATATTCTCGACCATCCCGAGACGGTGGCCGGCAAGACCGTCTTCGACTTCGCCACGGGCTCGGGCCTGGTGGCCATCGCGGCGATGAAGGCGGGCGCCAAGAGCGTGCTGGCCAATGACATCGACGTCTTTTGCGAGGCGGCTGTCACCCTGAACGCCGAAGCCAATGGCGTCTTAGTCGCCTTCACCGATGCCAATCTGCTGGGTGGGCCTCCGCCGGAGGCGCAGGTCCTGCTGGCCGGCGACATCTGCTACGAAAAGCCCATGGCCGAGGCGGTGATGGACTGGCTGCGGCGCGGCCGCGCACAGGGTTCGACGGTGCTGATCGGCGATCCCGGCCGCACCTACTTCCGCAAGGACGACCTGGTGAAGCTGGCCGAGTACCAGGTCGAGACCACCCGCGAGCTGGAGGACATGGCCGTCAAGCGCACCAGCGTCTGGACTCTGCCCTGAGCGGACGATAGGAACATTTAAAGAACATCGACATTGGAGAGCGCCATGCGCGAAGACGGCAAGATCGACTACATCGAATGGCCCGGCGGCGACCTGCCGGCCACCAAGGCCTTCTATTCCGCCGCGTTTGGCTGGACCTTCGCCGACTATGGCCCCGACTATGTGGCCTTCGAGGGCCAGGGCGCGGACGGCGGCTTCGCCAAGCCGCAGGAGGAGTCCAGCGACAAGCCGCTGGTCATCCTCTACGCCCATGACCTGGAGGCCATGCTCGACAAGGTGACCAAGGCTGGCGGCGTGATCACCGCGCCGATCTTCAGCTTCCCGGGCGGGCGTCGCTTTCACTTCACCGACCCGTCGGGTAACCAGCTGGGCGTTTGGAGCGCGACAGGGGTCGAGTAGATCCGGCCGCGCCGGACCTTGGGGGAATTGCGTATGATGGCCTTGAGCCTGCTGTTGCTGTCGATCGTGGGCGCCGCCCAGGCGGAGGATCCTCCGCCGGCGCCCGTTCCCGCCGAGGTCCGAGCGCTGGAAGGCTGCTGGCGCGGCGAGGGCGAGGTGATGGGCAAGCCGGTCGAGATCACGCTCGCTGCGCGTCCCGCCGCGCTCGGAACCCTGATGACCGTCGACGCCGACAGCCACGCCAAGGCCGATCCCAAGGACCGGTATGTGGCCCATCTGATCCTGGCCGGTCGCGGCGCGCCGCCGAAGGGGGGGCCGGCGACCGGCGTCTCAGGCTTCTGGGCCGACAGCTTTGGCGGCGACGCCACGGCGGTGGGCAAGGGCGAGGTCCAGCCTGGCGGCTTCGACATCGCCTACCCCTATCCCGACGCCAGCTTCCTGAATCGCTGGCGGCGCGACGGGGACCGCATGACCTGGACGATCGTGCTCCAGGGGAACGGCAAGGAGACGCCCTTCGCCGCCTATGGCTTGATGCGCGCAGCCTGCCCACCGAAAGGCTAGCGGCTCACCGCCTCAACGGGTCACGCGGCCCGGCGACGGGTCCGATAGGGTCGGCGTCATGGCGCCGGCCGGCCTCGGCTAGAAGCGGGGGTGAAAGTCTCGCGGAGCCCACCCAAAGTCTCGCGCCGCGTCCGACGAGTCGAAGGTCAGGTCCTGGCCCATCCGGGTCCCCATGGCCGTCGTCGCGCCGGGATAGAACGGCTTGGCCAGGCGCATGATCAGGCTAAACAGCCAGGTCGGCATCGGCAGGCTGCGGGGCGTCTTGCCCAGCCCCTCGAACACGCGGTCGACCATGACGCGATAGGTGACCGTCTCCCCCCCGACGAGGTTATAGGCCTTGTCGGCGGTCGCAGGCGCATGGGCGGCGGCGAGGGCCCCGGTGGCCAGGTCTTCGGCATGGACCGGCTGGCGCAGCCCCTCCCCCGCGCCCGACAACGGCATGACGTGGAACCGGCGCACCAGCCGCGCGATGCGGCTCACGTTCGCATCGTGGCCTTCATCATAGATCAGGGTGGGTCGCAGGATCGTCCAGGCCACGCCATGAGCGGCGCACCAAGCCTCGACCGCCTGTTCGGCGTCTGTCAGCGCCGCCGCCACCGCGCGTTCCGCCGCGTCCGGCGAGTCGGTCTTGGTGAACCGGCTGGTCGAGGAGAAGGCGATCAGACGCGCCATGCCGCGCGCCTTCAGCGCCGGCAGGGCGGGCGGCAGGAGCCAGATCGGCGACAGCGAAAACACCGTGGCGGCCACCGGCAGGCGCTCGGCAAGGTCAGGGTCCTTGAGGTCGCCGCCGATCCAGCAGGCGTCGCCCGGCGGCGGGCGGCGGCTGAAGGCGACCGGGTCCAAGCCTTCGACCTTGAGGCGCTCCATTAGGTGGCGGCCGATCAGGCTGGTCGCGCCCAGCACCAGCACCGGCGTCTTCAGGGTGTTCTCAGCGTCCATTCGCCTCCTATAGTCCCGCACGGGAGGGGTTGCCCATGACCTATGACGAGGTTCGCGCCTTTGCGCTTGGCCTGCCCGGTGTCGAAGACGGCACGGCCTATGGCCGGCCGTGCCTGAAGGCGCATGGCAAGTTCCTGACCCGCCTGTTCGAGGACGGCGAGAGCCTGGTCTGTCCGGCCGTGCCCTTCGACGAACGCGACATGCTGGTGGAGGCCGAGCCCGACGTCTTCCACTTCACTGACCACTTCCGGAACTATCCTTATGTCCTGGTCCGCCTGGCGGGCGCCCACCCCGGCACGGTCGAGCGGCTGGTGATGCGCCAATGGCGCGCCACCGCGCCGAAGAGGGTGTTAAAGGCCTGGGACGAAGCCCACCCGACGGAGACTCCATGAAAGGCTCACTCGCCCTTTGGCGCATCCTGATCGCGCTAATCGCTTGCCTTGGCCCTGCGCTGCAGTACGGCCTGATGGTCTATGACGAGACCCTGGTGTCGGCGGCGGTGAAGTCGGTCGAGTTCTTCAGCTATTTCACGATCCTGACGAACCTGCTGGCGGCGACCGCGCTGACAGCGCCGCTGATCGCGCCCCAAAGCCGCTTCGCCGCCTGGGCCGAGCAAAGCGGTCCGCGCGCGGCGATCGCGACCTATTTGGCGATCACGGCGGTCGTCTACCACACCATGCTGGCCTGGCAGTGGGACCCGCAAGGACTGCGGAAGGTCTCCGACACCATCCTGCACACCATCACCCCCATCGCCTTCCTGCTGGACGTCGCCCTGCGCGGCGGACAGGGTCCCGCGCGCTGGATCGTCGCCGCAAAGGCCATGGCCTTCCCGGCCCTGTTCGGGGTCTGGACGCTGCTCCACGGCGCGCTGACGAGCTGGTATCCGTATCCGTTCATGAACGTCGCCAAGCGTGGCTATCCCAAGGTGCTGCTGACCATGGTGGAGATGAGCGTGGCCTTCGCGCTGGTCGCGCTGGTCTTCATCGCCCTCTCGCGCGTTCGAGCCAGGGTGGCGCCCGGCCAGGGCGAACCCATATCGGCCTGACGCTTCTTCTGGAGTTATCGATGTCCAAGCTCGTTCCCGCCGTCCGCTCGGGCGATGTCCTGATGCCCGCCCTGGGCTTT is a genomic window containing:
- a CDS encoding class I SAM-dependent methyltransferase, with translation MIVQTLEGRRAFIRDNTQLLPPPHAPELALHLADEVTPLWKLTEEALEEIGLPPPFWAFAWAGGQALARYILDHPETVAGKTVFDFATGSGLVAIAAMKAGAKSVLANDIDVFCEAAVTLNAEANGVLVAFTDANLLGGPPPEAQVLLAGDICYEKPMAEAVMDWLRRGRAQGSTVLIGDPGRTYFRKDDLVKLAEYQVETTRELEDMAVKRTSVWTLP
- a CDS encoding VOC family protein, with the protein product MREDGKIDYIEWPGGDLPATKAFYSAAFGWTFADYGPDYVAFEGQGADGGFAKPQEESSDKPLVILYAHDLEAMLDKVTKAGGVITAPIFSFPGGRRFHFTDPSGNQLGVWSATGVE
- a CDS encoding NAD-dependent epimerase/dehydratase family protein, whose translation is MDAENTLKTPVLVLGATSLIGRHLMERLKVEGLDPVAFSRRPPPGDACWIGGDLKDPDLAERLPVAATVFSLSPIWLLPPALPALKARGMARLIAFSSTSRFTKTDSPDAAERAVAAALTDAEQAVEAWCAAHGVAWTILRPTLIYDEGHDANVSRIARLVRRFHVMPLSGAGEGLRQPVHAEDLATGALAAAHAPATADKAYNLVGGETVTYRVMVDRVFEGLGKTPRSLPMPTWLFSLIMRLAKPFYPGATTAMGTRMGQDLTFDSSDAARDFGWAPRDFHPRF
- a CDS encoding MmcQ/YjbR family DNA-binding protein, with the translated sequence MPMTYDEVRAFALGLPGVEDGTAYGRPCLKAHGKFLTRLFEDGESLVCPAVPFDERDMLVEAEPDVFHFTDHFRNYPYVLVRLAGAHPGTVERLVMRQWRATAPKRVLKAWDEAHPTETP
- a CDS encoding Pr6Pr family membrane protein yields the protein MKGSLALWRILIALIACLGPALQYGLMVYDETLVSAAVKSVEFFSYFTILTNLLAATALTAPLIAPQSRFAAWAEQSGPRAAIATYLAITAVVYHTMLAWQWDPQGLRKVSDTILHTITPIAFLLDVALRGGQGPARWIVAAKAMAFPALFGVWTLLHGALTSWYPYPFMNVAKRGYPKVLLTMVEMSVAFALVALVFIALSRVRARVAPGQGEPISA